One segment of Fibrobacter sp. UWB11 DNA contains the following:
- a CDS encoding SulP family inorganic anion transporter: MSDIHAKESVKQYLTGVVSTITPEIVRSFKRGYTRKDFTSDLMSGLIVGILALPLAIAFAIASGVGPEQGLYTAIIAGFIISLLGGSRFQIGGPTGAFIVIVYGIVSQYGYDGLASATLLAGIFLVIFGLAKFGAIIKFIPYPVTVGFTAGIAIIIALGQVPNFFGLTFAGADPADAVGKIKLYVSSFGSMNVYSVIVGVVALAVCILWPKITTKVPGSLIAIIVATVMVKVLGWDDPVNGHGVVTIGMKNHIPSGFPVPHLPNISLEMMQKVFQPALTIAMLGAIESLLSAVVADGMTSTKHRSNTELFGQGVANILSPIFGGIPATGAIARTATNIRNGAVSPISGLVHAVVLLLIMLVLGKYAEMIPMAALAAVLFQVAFNMCGYRSVIKMFKAPKSDVTVMLVAFFLTVIIDLTVAIEVGVLLAAVLFIKRMSDVAEVESVTSALKEDDEEAAHNELSRQVPKGVVVYELAGSLFFGAVDKFKETMNRISEKPKILILRMRSVSSIDAAGIQMIEDLLNRCNREGTQLLLSGVHAQPVVALTRAGVLKQLGEENALGNIDAALNRARELLGLPIVDTSHEDVQAPTVSWEKNLDKPWMPEESNAAIAEETPEVIAERMMDEPIKKIEENQK; this comes from the coding sequence ATGTCTGATATTCACGCCAAGGAATCCGTCAAGCAGTATTTGACAGGCGTCGTTTCGACAATCACCCCGGAAATCGTTCGTAGCTTTAAGCGCGGCTACACTCGCAAGGATTTCACTAGCGACTTGATGTCGGGCTTGATTGTCGGCATTTTGGCTCTCCCCTTGGCGATTGCGTTCGCTATAGCGTCTGGAGTGGGTCCGGAACAGGGCCTTTACACCGCCATTATCGCGGGCTTCATCATCTCGCTGTTGGGCGGTTCCCGCTTCCAGATTGGCGGCCCGACGGGCGCATTCATCGTGATCGTTTACGGCATCGTGAGCCAGTACGGTTATGATGGCCTTGCTTCGGCAACGCTCTTGGCCGGTATCTTCCTCGTCATTTTCGGTCTTGCTAAGTTCGGCGCGATTATCAAGTTCATCCCGTATCCGGTGACGGTCGGATTTACGGCGGGTATCGCTATTATTATTGCGCTTGGCCAGGTGCCGAACTTCTTCGGTCTTACGTTTGCTGGCGCTGACCCGGCTGACGCCGTGGGCAAAATCAAGCTTTACGTTTCTTCTTTCGGTTCCATGAACGTCTATTCCGTGATTGTGGGCGTTGTCGCTCTCGCGGTCTGCATTTTGTGGCCGAAGATTACTACTAAGGTTCCGGGTTCCCTCATTGCGATTATCGTTGCGACGGTGATGGTGAAGGTCCTTGGCTGGGACGATCCGGTGAACGGTCACGGCGTGGTGACGATTGGCATGAAGAACCACATTCCGAGCGGATTCCCGGTGCCGCACCTCCCGAATATCAGCCTCGAAATGATGCAAAAGGTGTTCCAGCCGGCACTTACGATTGCTATGCTCGGCGCTATCGAATCGCTCCTTTCTGCAGTGGTGGCTGACGGTATGACGAGTACCAAGCACCGCTCCAACACGGAACTTTTCGGTCAGGGTGTCGCTAACATCTTGAGCCCGATTTTTGGCGGTATCCCGGCAACGGGTGCTATTGCCCGTACCGCAACGAACATCCGTAACGGTGCCGTGAGCCCGATTTCTGGCCTTGTTCACGCAGTTGTTCTTTTGCTCATTATGCTCGTGCTTGGCAAGTATGCCGAAATGATTCCGATGGCCGCCCTTGCTGCGGTGCTTTTCCAGGTCGCTTTTAACATGTGTGGTTACCGTAGCGTCATCAAGATGTTCAAGGCTCCGAAGAGCGATGTGACTGTGATGCTCGTGGCATTCTTCCTCACGGTGATTATTGACCTTACGGTCGCTATCGAAGTGGGCGTGCTCCTTGCTGCAGTTCTCTTCATCAAGCGTATGTCTGATGTGGCCGAAGTGGAATCGGTAACCTCTGCTTTGAAGGAAGACGACGAAGAAGCGGCTCACAACGAACTTTCTCGCCAGGTGCCGAAGGGTGTTGTTGTTTACGAACTTGCTGGTTCGCTCTTCTTTGGTGCTGTGGACAAGTTCAAGGAAACGATGAACCGCATCTCGGAAAAGCCGAAGATTTTGATTTTGCGCATGCGTAGTGTTTCGAGCATTGATGCTGCCGGTATTCAGATGATTGAAGACTTGCTCAACCGTTGCAACCGCGAAGGTACTCAGCTTTTGTTGAGCGGTGTGCATGCCCAGCCGGTGGTGGCTTTGACTCGTGCCGGTGTGCTCAAGCAGCTTGGTGAAGAAAATGCTCTCGGTAACATCGATGCCGCGTTGAACCGCGCCCGTGAGCTTTTGGGCCTCCCGATTGTGGATACATCGCACGAAGATGTGCAAGCTCCGACGGTGTCTTGGGAAAAGAACCTCGACAAGCCTTGGATGCCGGAAGAATCGAATGCTGCAATTGCTGAAGAAACGCCGGAAGTTATCGCAGAACGCATGATGGATGAACCCATCAAGAAGATTGAAGAAAACCAAAAGTAA
- a CDS encoding sulfurtransferase TusA family protein, producing the protein MQKMADERKKNLTSPIARWIEANRETAGFTESLRKLLMYACVEWIRRGTSALLTPEEAISKIVCCALPEFPVGEWSENPENYMDEIADFCEKVKILPLPQALQGEIPSVLDLRGVKCPLNAARSRIVMSGYPTGRTLKILLDEGSPIENVPGSLIADGHKVLSREKKGDFWEIAVVKSDSKV; encoded by the coding sequence ATGCAAAAAATGGCAGATGAACGCAAGAAAAATTTAACATCTCCAATCGCTCGCTGGATCGAAGCGAACCGCGAAACCGCAGGTTTTACAGAATCTTTACGTAAATTGTTAATGTATGCGTGCGTGGAATGGATCCGCCGCGGAACTTCGGCGCTTTTGACCCCCGAAGAGGCTATTTCGAAGATTGTTTGCTGTGCGCTCCCCGAGTTTCCGGTGGGGGAATGGTCCGAAAATCCCGAAAATTACATGGATGAAATCGCCGATTTCTGTGAAAAGGTGAAAATTTTGCCTTTGCCGCAGGCTCTCCAGGGCGAAATTCCGTCTGTTTTGGACCTTCGAGGGGTAAAATGCCCCCTCAATGCCGCCCGCTCGAGAATCGTCATGTCGGGTTATCCGACCGGCCGAACGCTGAAAATCCTGCTCGATGAAGGCTCTCCTATCGAAAATGTGCCCGGATCGCTCATTGCTGATGGCCATAAAGTGCTTTCTCGTGAAAAAAAAGGCGATTTTTGGGAAATCGCGGTGGTCAAATCGGATTCTAAAGTATAG
- a CDS encoding glycosyltransferase gives MSTILLYAMFVVYVIAGVGLVIYGFSCYYSIYLFLKNSRKTRLSDRKAILKYYREHSMADLPQVTTQLPVFNEANCVERLLEAVCAIDYPKDKHEIQVLDDSTDECYEVTKKKVAELAARGYDIKLIHRTNRKDFKAGALKEGMAVAKGEFLAIFDADFVPEKDFLLKTVPYLVMDPQVGLVQGRWGHLNRTESGLTLAQSIGIDGHFVIEQSARSWGKLFMNFNGTAGVWRKDAIYGGGGWEGDTLTEDMDLSYRSQLAGWKMKFVFDVIVPAELPNDINAFKAQQFRWAKGSIQTAIKILPKVLRSKVPFRVKIGAILHTTHYSIHPCMLFTALCAWPLLAFFEPVGHLPTWAYTVGFAFIFLAAIAPSVLYFVAQRCSGYTGWKIRLLSLPILMALGVGIAVSNSRAVFAAVLGTKGSFVRTPKSGGAKKKAKSHYAQKFPWMALLELIVGVYCIFGLLEYINASKYIIGPFLALYAIGFLSVSVLSFMHYISNIFEVRRAIKRSECVEEQATN, from the coding sequence ATGAGTACTATACTACTATACGCAATGTTCGTCGTCTACGTTATCGCAGGCGTGGGATTGGTGATTTACGGGTTCAGTTGCTACTACAGCATCTACCTGTTCCTCAAGAACAGCCGCAAGACGCGACTCTCAGACCGCAAAGCGATCTTGAAGTACTACCGCGAACATTCCATGGCAGACCTCCCGCAGGTCACGACCCAGCTCCCGGTTTTTAACGAAGCCAACTGCGTAGAACGACTCCTCGAAGCGGTCTGCGCCATCGACTACCCCAAAGACAAGCACGAAATCCAGGTCTTGGACGACTCTACGGACGAATGTTACGAAGTCACCAAGAAGAAAGTTGCTGAACTTGCCGCACGTGGTTACGACATCAAGCTCATCCACCGCACGAACCGCAAGGACTTCAAGGCTGGCGCCCTCAAGGAAGGCATGGCCGTTGCAAAGGGTGAATTCCTCGCCATCTTCGACGCCGACTTCGTTCCTGAAAAAGACTTCCTCTTGAAGACCGTCCCATACTTGGTCATGGATCCGCAGGTAGGCCTTGTCCAGGGCCGCTGGGGTCACTTGAACCGCACCGAATCCGGTTTGACGCTCGCTCAGTCTATTGGCATTGACGGTCACTTTGTGATTGAACAGTCCGCACGTAGCTGGGGCAAGCTCTTTATGAACTTCAACGGTACCGCCGGTGTCTGGCGCAAGGACGCTATTTACGGTGGTGGCGGCTGGGAAGGCGATACGCTCACCGAAGACATGGACCTTTCTTACCGTTCCCAGCTTGCTGGTTGGAAGATGAAGTTTGTGTTCGACGTGATTGTTCCGGCTGAACTCCCGAACGACATCAACGCTTTCAAGGCTCAGCAGTTCCGTTGGGCAAAGGGTTCCATCCAGACCGCTATCAAGATTTTGCCGAAGGTTTTGCGCTCCAAGGTTCCGTTCCGCGTGAAGATTGGCGCCATCCTCCACACGACGCACTACTCGATCCACCCCTGCATGTTGTTCACCGCACTCTGCGCTTGGCCGTTGCTCGCCTTCTTTGAACCGGTCGGACACCTCCCCACTTGGGCATACACGGTTGGTTTCGCATTCATCTTCCTCGCTGCAATCGCTCCTTCTGTTCTTTACTTTGTCGCCCAGCGTTGCTCCGGCTACACCGGTTGGAAGATCCGCTTGCTCTCGCTCCCCATCTTGATGGCCCTCGGCGTTGGCATCGCAGTCAGCAACTCCCGCGCAGTGTTCGCCGCAGTTCTCGGTACAAAGGGCAGCTTCGTCCGTACCCCGAAGAGCGGTGGTGCAAAGAAGAAGGCCAAGAGCCATTACGCACAGAAGTTCCCGTGGATGGCCCTCCTCGAACTTATCGTTGGCGTCTACTGCATCTTCGGTTTGCTCGAATACATCAACGCCAGCAAGTACATCATCGGACCGTTCCTTGCCCTTTATGCAATCGGATTTCTCTCGGTGAGCGTGCTTAGCTTTATGCATTACATCAGCAACATTTTCGAAGTTCGCAGAGCCATCAAACGCTCTGAATGCGTCGAAGAACAGGCAACGAACTAA
- a CDS encoding prepilin-type N-terminal cleavage/methylation domain-containing protein codes for MNSRQFRGFTLLEMLVALAIASILGAVSLNVYAMFLHGTTAASDNYVRFATERAEDLRCRSRFVRGLPPCDTASRKSRTYQESRGVQTVRDSREFRTSSASRDCQTIREFRDEIRSRF; via the coding sequence ATGAATTCACGGCAATTTCGCGGTTTTACGCTTTTGGAAATGCTCGTTGCGCTTGCCATAGCGTCGATTCTTGGAGCCGTTTCTCTTAACGTTTACGCGATGTTTCTCCACGGAACAACTGCTGCTTCGGACAACTACGTTCGTTTTGCGACAGAGCGCGCCGAGGACTTGCGCTGCCGCTCCCGTTTTGTCCGTGGTCTCCCGCCATGCGATACTGCCTCGCGCAAATCTCGTACATATCAAGAATCTCGCGGCGTTCAAACTGTCCGCGATTCCCGCGAATTTCGAACATCTAGTGCATCCCGCGACTGTCAAACGATTCGCGAATTTCGCGATGAGATCCGCTCGCGTTTCTAG
- a CDS encoding prepilin-type N-terminal cleavage/methylation domain-containing protein — translation MTCFRHTERSEVSRASCIAHAINSRLGFTLPEVCVALAVLLIGTTAMLGAWNFFNREIADERYRIERFENVLSTMESLIANNSNCADSLTGALSQNVSSSLGSSAISVRFTRVPGNSHLAWAVVEHGGCSLKRLVRCR, via the coding sequence ATGACGTGCTTTCGTCATACTGAACGAAGTGAAGTATCCAGGGCATCTTGTATTGCCCATGCTATAAACTCTAGACTTGGCTTTACTTTGCCTGAAGTTTGTGTGGCATTGGCGGTTTTGCTTATCGGAACGACCGCGATGCTTGGCGCATGGAACTTTTTCAATCGCGAAATTGCGGATGAACGTTACCGCATAGAACGGTTCGAAAACGTCCTTTCGACAATGGAATCTTTGATAGCGAATAATTCGAATTGTGCGGATTCTTTGACTGGTGCACTCTCGCAAAATGTCTCGAGTTCCCTTGGATCGTCGGCGATTTCGGTTCGCTTCACCCGTGTTCCGGGCAATTCGCATTTAGCGTGGGCTGTCGTAGAGCATGGTGGATGTTCGCTCAAGCGCTTGGTGCGGTGTAGGTGA
- a CDS encoding type II secretion system protein GspD, whose product MLLRILGISLLTLFLCVGAAPSRFSEKSPPSSVMLDFAGVPMAEVARTLSRAYGTSILTDDADDVRVTFHLEGLSLFEGLTALCAANGLELVQEGSVYHIRRARTLDGRIALTDSGAVIDVKNMNVREFIREFSLNMGVNVLADYDVDGVVTGNLRGMVPEKAIRVLMKSNGFKVRGERGCLRVSRARTGNDGNVLNSSPDGAEISVERVGDLYSVNLQSVPLKSALKAIADEAELNLAIYGNLNETVQMSFKNVPLPELLASLFRGSAFTFRLDSSSLWVSEEGASKALADMRVYSLKHVAPEKAMAQLSKFMKGMEISVSEYREQNALVLGGSPRAMERAAEFLEMIDVPQMQVTLACVIVEFRKGRGFAIGVRSGATRNVGERDIQARGFFDFLGKDISKSGAFGKIGILPDRFELELSSMEENNEAKVLARPRITTLNGNKAELNVTNTVYYLVSQVSADGYPITDYRSFNDGISLELTPTMTQDGLITLSVSPEIKTAGRSSGDGPRDISSRNMKTTVVLRDGETLCLGGLIRKNKTEVRSAVPFLGSIPLLGRLFSYTSEEEDESELAIFITPSVEKTK is encoded by the coding sequence CGGATGATGCGGACGATGTGCGCGTGACGTTTCATCTAGAAGGGCTGAGCCTTTTTGAAGGGCTTACGGCGTTGTGTGCAGCAAATGGCCTAGAGTTGGTGCAGGAGGGGAGTGTTTATCATATTCGCCGAGCGCGAACTTTGGACGGCCGAATTGCTCTTACGGATTCCGGGGCGGTGATTGATGTCAAGAACATGAATGTTCGTGAGTTTATTCGTGAATTCAGCTTGAATATGGGTGTGAATGTACTTGCGGATTACGATGTAGATGGTGTGGTGACTGGAAACTTGAGGGGAATGGTTCCGGAAAAGGCGATTCGAGTGTTGATGAAATCGAACGGGTTCAAAGTGCGCGGGGAGCGTGGTTGCTTGCGTGTTTCTCGGGCGAGAACAGGGAATGACGGGAACGTTTTGAATAGCTCACCGGATGGCGCGGAAATTTCAGTAGAACGTGTGGGTGATTTGTATTCGGTGAATTTGCAGTCGGTTCCGTTAAAGTCTGCGCTCAAGGCGATTGCCGATGAGGCTGAACTTAATTTGGCAATTTATGGAAACTTGAATGAAACGGTACAAATGTCCTTTAAGAATGTTCCTTTGCCGGAACTTTTAGCATCACTTTTTCGCGGAAGTGCGTTCACGTTTCGGCTAGATTCGTCGTCGCTTTGGGTCTCGGAAGAAGGGGCTTCTAAGGCGCTTGCCGATATGCGAGTTTACTCGTTAAAGCATGTTGCGCCAGAAAAAGCTATGGCGCAGCTTTCAAAATTTATGAAAGGTATGGAAATCAGTGTTTCGGAGTACCGGGAACAGAATGCGCTTGTACTTGGAGGTTCGCCGCGGGCAATGGAACGTGCTGCAGAGTTTCTAGAAATGATTGATGTGCCGCAAATGCAGGTGACGCTAGCTTGTGTGATTGTCGAATTTCGCAAAGGGCGGGGTTTTGCAATTGGCGTGCGGAGCGGGGCTACGCGGAATGTAGGGGAGCGCGATATCCAAGCTCGTGGATTCTTTGATTTCTTGGGAAAGGATATTTCGAAGTCGGGTGCGTTCGGCAAAATTGGAATTTTGCCGGATCGGTTCGAACTAGAACTTTCGTCGATGGAAGAAAATAACGAGGCGAAAGTTCTTGCGCGCCCGCGCATAACAACGCTCAACGGCAATAAAGCGGAACTGAATGTAACGAATACGGTCTATTACCTTGTCAGTCAAGTTTCTGCGGATGGGTATCCGATTACAGATTACCGCTCGTTTAACGATGGCATTTCGCTGGAGCTTACGCCGACGATGACGCAGGATGGATTGATAACGCTTTCGGTTTCTCCGGAGATTAAGACGGCGGGCAGGAGCAGCGGCGATGGCCCGCGTGATATCAGTTCGCGCAACATGAAGACGACGGTCGTGTTGCGCGATGGTGAAACACTTTGTTTGGGTGGTTTAATTCGCAAGAACAAAACGGAAGTGCGCTCGGCGGTACCGTTCTTGGGGAGTATTCCTTTGCTGGGGCGGTTGTTCAGCTATACATCCGAAGAAGAGGATGAAAGTGAACTTGCAATTTTTATCACGCCAAGTGTGGAGAAAACGAAATGA